One genomic segment of Syngnathus acus chromosome 1, fSynAcu1.2, whole genome shotgun sequence includes these proteins:
- the nol11 gene encoding nucleolar protein 11-like: MAVLYEGYTLCGLVPSQNSTKSGIQGIEPERDNDHVIVSDAFRSVTLYKVSDQKPLGSWTVKQGSCLTSPAIYNTQTKEYVAVTDNKVIRIWKEDDDLLDKTFKATVSSDIWRVHCVAGEDAVVLFQRGAVRLLDSLLATPQQTVEEVLAPDETIRWSTNIVAETQQFVIFTTEKKGDHFLYLLKVKPNILQKYQLEREDASLSPLSFSASYRDELIHLLYLYPNGHMYQSVISVWGPGRDEDSQTISLPRNLLLALSVDEDRLVAANAVFLDEAHVAVVGVPHPSAGTGKDFLCIWNINFQTLQAGKEIVGKIFGQLWCYSNKIFIPHGKCLSVIPYGCTKSSLASALGKLKQSKTEESRPLVSVPSWNNILHEEKTQSSRTVGTRTLRTSSRSQSSRSLTVEQVLELIKTASVEEVQKIVHRLLSRAAIQDLNQSVGQLASSLVSRSLADAAFYTPSTLAQLVHSQFLCHSMCPDLVQLALEKKDYFLCQLCLHFFPDIPEAVTCTCLKAFISMPDSDAEKVEPEPDSVSFMETLTSREHSQVGLQNGSRSSLEDHSNVTMTTADQENRNATWEELSCPVVLQKAVLLNEVLQMAFSDDLLLPHLKDLSSQHVFIFLQYLHFLYLQYNKETSLLNHTFRAPSVTQIMDWVGLLLDAHFTVLVMTPEAKGLLVNLYNLIKSQVKLYSELGQLEGGLKHLKDLKIEQDKRQYSIEVIEFF, encoded by the exons ATGGCCGTGCTGTACGAGGGGTACACGTTGTGTGGACTAGTTCCATCCCAAAATTCAACAAAGTCCGGCATTCAGGGCATCGAACCGGAGAGGGATAACGACCATGTAATTGTCAGTGATGCCTTCAGATCAGTTACTCTTTATAAG gtTTCAGACCAAAAGCCACTGGGGAGCTGGACTGTCAAACAAGGCAGTTGTTTGACCTCTCCAGCAATTTATAACACTCAAACTAAAGAATATGTAGCAGTAACAGACAATAAG GTGATCAGAATCTGGAAGGAAGATGATGATCTCttggacaaaacatttaaagcgACT GTGTCGTCCGACATCTGGAGGGTCCACTGCGTTGCTGGAGAGGATGCCGTGGTCTTGTTTCAGAGAGGAGCTGTGAGACTTCTGGATTCTCTTCTCGCGACTCCTCAGCAAACTGTCGAGGAAGTCTTGGCTCCAGATGAAACCATCAG gtGGAGCACCAACATAGTGGCAGAAACCCAGCAGTTTGTCATCTTCACAACAGAAAAG AAAGGGGACCATTTTTTGTACCTGCTGAAAGTGAAGCCAAACATACTGCAGAAGTACCAGTTGGAGCGAGAAGACGCCAGCCTTTCGCCTCTTAGCTTCTCTGCATCCTACAGAGATGAACTCATCCATCTGCTTTACCTCT ATCCTAATGGACACATGTACCAGAGTGTGATCTCTGTGTGGGGCCCTGGGCGTGATGAGGACTCTCAAACCATTTCACTGCCCCGTAATCTGCTGCTGGCTCTTTCGGTTGATGAAGACCGGTTGGTTGCAGCTAATGCTGTCTTCTTAGATGAAGCCCATGTCGCTGTGGTTGGCGTTCCGCACCCCTCGGCCGGAACTGGTAAAG ATTTCCTCTGCATTTGGAATATCAATTTCCAGACACTTCAAGCAGGGAAAGAAATTGTGGGTAAAATCTTTGGACAG CTCTGGTGTTATTCCAACAAGATCTTCATTCCACATGGTAAATGCCTGTCTGTTATTCCATACGGATGCACCAAATCTTCACTCGCTTCTGCTTTGGGCAAATTGAAGCAGTCCAAGACTGAAG AATCCAGACCGCTGGTGTCAGTGCCTTCATGGAACAACATTTTACATGAAGAGAAAACCCAGTCCTCGAGAACAGTAGGGACCAGGACTTTG AGAACTTCAAGTAGGAGTCAGTCATCCCGCAGTTTAACAGTTGAGCAAGTTCTCGAGCTCATCAAG ACCGCATCAGTAGAGGAAGTGCAGAAAATTGTGCATCGCCTCTTGTCCAGAGCAGCCATCCAAGACCTGAATCAGTCAGTGGGCCAGCTGGCATCGTCTCTGGTGTCCCGCAGCTTGGCAGATGCTGCCTTCTACACACCGAGCACGCTGGCGCAGCTAGTACACAGCCAATTTCTCTGCCACAG TATGTGCCCTGACCTCGTGCAGCTGGCCCTTGAAAAGAAGGATTACTTCCTGTGTCAACTCTGCTTACACTTTTTCCCTGACATCCCAGAAGCTGTCACCTGCACCTGCCTGAAGGCCTTCATTAG TATGCCAGACAGTGATGCAGAAAAAGTGGAGCCGGAGCCTGACAGTGTCTCCTTCATGGAAACTCTGACCTCCAGGGAGCACAGTCAGGTTGGCTTGCAGAATGGGTCTAGGTCGTCTTTGGAGGACCACTCGAATGTCACAATGACAACAGCGGATCAGGAAAATAGGAATGCAACGTGGGAAGAACTAAGCTGTCCAGTTGTCTTACAGAAGGCTGTTTTACT AAATGAGGTCTTACAGATGGCATTCAGCGATGACCTCCTTCTCCCCCATTTGAAAGATCTTTCATCACAACATGTTTTC ATCTTCCTCCAGTATCTGCACTTCCTCTACCTGCAATATAACAAAGAAACGTCTCTTCTGAATCACACCTTCCGAGCGCCCAGTGTGACACAG ATTATGGATTGGGTGGGCTTATTGTTGGATGCTCATTTCACAGTTCTAGTCATGACCCCAGAGGCCAAAGGCCTTCTGGTAAACCTCTACAACTTAATTAAGTCTCAG GTGAAACTATATTCTGAACTTGGACAACTTGAGGGAGGTCTCAAACACCTCAAAGACTTGAAGATAGAACAAGATAAAAGACAATATTCTATTGAGGTTATTGAGTTTTTTTAG